The proteins below are encoded in one region of Oreochromis niloticus isolate F11D_XX linkage group LG6, O_niloticus_UMD_NMBU, whole genome shotgun sequence:
- the LOC112847166 gene encoding uncharacterized protein LOC112847166 → MLTLVKQEKEERDDCNLDLKVEVNIRAECGLSAALEPSEESPPADTVLDTSVSSLTSSTSQLSSSPADATVDLTCRPRAKRKAAKPVGNSEGVPASEAARRDPLGSLPDMALKPEVQTDEFAEDDLHPSQLSATIASDESSCDRLNSLGLDLAWMQKRVSHLGAAYAVAQLGLGNTDSGHPSASFPSQGGGDSLDGPPTMLFTGGAHEMAAFAASFDMAAAAAAAVVAAPPPPLPLPLLGQLPLALPAARGGLTGAAPPPQKSRWRALCADACSPARPAWSCTSGCTPGKDLTLALTVGRVSPSPTTCGFTSSSTPVRGVIDAHCAGRVSSHRAI, encoded by the exons ATGTTGACACTGGTGAAGCAggaaaaagaggagagagaTGACTGCAACTTGGACCTGAAGGTGGAGGTTAACATAAGGGCGGAGTGTGGCCTCTCTGCAG CTTTGGAGCCCAGCGAGGAAAGCCCCCCTGCCGACACTGTTCTCGACACCAGCGTCAGCAGCCTCACATCCTCCACTTCACAGCTGTCCTCCTCTCCTGCTGATGCCACGGTGGACCTGACCTGCAGGCCTCGAGCAAAACGTAAGGCTGCTAAGCCCGTAGGTAACAGCGAGGGGGTCCCGGCCTCCGAAGCGGCTCGCAGGGACCCTTTGGGAAGCCTACCTGATATGGCTCTGAAGCCAGAGGTCCAGACAGATGAGTTCGCAGAAGATGACCTTCATCCCTCTCAGCTGTCAGCCACTATAGCCTCTGATGAGTCGAGCTGCGACCGCCTCAACAGCCTGGGCCTGGATCTGGCCTGGATGCAGAAGCGTGTCAGTCATCTGGGAGCAGCCTATGCAGTAGCACAGCTGGGTTTGGGGAACACGGACAGCGGGCACCCTTCTGCCTCCTTCCCCTCACAGGGAGGTGGAGACAGTCTCGACGGCCCCCCGACTATGCTTTTTACAGGCGGCGCTCACGAGATGGCTGCTTTTGCTGCCTCCTTCGAcatggctgctgctgccgccgccgCTGTAGTAGCTGCACCCCCTCCACCTCTGCCCCTCCCCCTCCTCGGACAGCTCCCACTGGCACTGCCAGCAGCCAGAGGCGGCCTTACAGGAGCAGCACCGCCGCCGCAAAAGAGCCGGTGGCGTGCGCTGTGTGCGGACGCGTGTTCCCCAGCACGGCCGGCTTGGAGCTGCACCAGCGGGTGCACACCGGGGAAAGACCTTACACTTGCTCTCACTGTGGGAAGGGTTTCGCCCAGCCCAACAACCTGCGGGTTCACCTCCTCATCCACACCGGTGAGAGGCGTTATCGATGCACACTGTGCGGGAAGAGTTTCATCTCATCGAGCCATCTGA